From a single Ruegeria sp. HKCCD4315 genomic region:
- a CDS encoding trimethylamine methyltransferase family protein, whose translation MTATVRRRGRKQRLTQTTEPESNPPVWPGICGGRFKPLSPQEVALVEETALTLLETLGLSQAIPSMIEKVVAAGGSLTDDHRLQFPRALVRQAISEANRDFSLCGQVPEHDLDISQARAHMSSGGAAPGVFDLDTGVYRDSTLADLYDAARIVDQMDNIHHFSRSVVARDIEDNAVMDLNTAYACLAGTSKHVSISITEPDNVPAIAQLCYAIAGSEEAFRARPFLTVMVCHVVPPMRFAEEACEVLEAAILAGFPVQLISAGQAGATSPATIAGSLVQAVAETLAGLVFARLVDPEVKAIFAPKPLVADLRTGSMCGGGGEQAILMAGAAQMGRHFDLPTSSIAGITDAKCLDAQYGAEKSLAVTMAAHAGSNIVTQAAGMQASLLGVSHAAYVSDNDMLGNILRTLRGIEATPENIAADVIADVCRGEGHYLGEQHTFNRMKSDYFYPEIGDRRTPREWQEDGSQPVGDVAREKAREILSNHFPQHIPDDVDRALRTCFDIRLTRQQTGRSS comes from the coding sequence ATGACCGCTACAGTGCGCAGGCGTGGCCGCAAACAGCGCCTCACCCAAACAACAGAACCCGAGTCGAACCCGCCTGTTTGGCCAGGTATCTGTGGCGGGCGTTTCAAGCCGCTTTCTCCCCAAGAGGTCGCGCTGGTTGAAGAAACGGCGCTGACCCTTCTGGAAACGCTTGGCCTGAGTCAGGCTATACCTTCGATGATCGAAAAGGTGGTTGCTGCGGGTGGGTCATTGACAGATGACCACCGTTTGCAGTTCCCCCGCGCTTTGGTGCGTCAGGCGATCAGCGAAGCAAACCGTGATTTTAGCCTTTGCGGTCAAGTTCCTGAACATGATCTGGATATCAGTCAGGCCCGCGCGCACATGTCCAGTGGCGGCGCGGCCCCCGGTGTTTTTGATCTGGACACGGGCGTCTATCGGGACTCGACACTGGCTGACCTGTATGACGCGGCCCGCATTGTCGACCAGATGGACAATATCCACCATTTCAGCCGTTCAGTGGTTGCCCGGGATATCGAAGACAACGCGGTTATGGATCTCAACACGGCTTATGCATGTCTGGCGGGGACGTCCAAGCATGTGTCGATCTCGATCACCGAGCCCGACAATGTGCCCGCGATCGCACAGCTGTGTTATGCCATTGCCGGCAGTGAAGAGGCCTTTCGCGCGCGTCCTTTCTTGACTGTGATGGTGTGCCACGTCGTGCCACCCATGCGCTTTGCCGAAGAAGCGTGTGAAGTTCTCGAAGCCGCAATTCTGGCCGGGTTCCCGGTTCAATTGATCAGCGCTGGACAGGCCGGTGCTACCAGCCCGGCAACCATTGCCGGTTCATTGGTTCAGGCCGTTGCGGAAACGCTGGCAGGGCTGGTGTTCGCCCGTCTTGTCGACCCAGAGGTCAAGGCGATCTTTGCACCAAAACCGTTGGTTGCGGATCTGCGCACCGGCTCTATGTGCGGCGGCGGAGGGGAGCAGGCGATCCTCATGGCGGGCGCTGCACAGATGGGGCGGCATTTCGACCTGCCAACCTCCTCTATTGCGGGCATTACCGATGCCAAGTGTTTGGATGCGCAATACGGGGCCGAGAAATCGCTTGCTGTCACCATGGCTGCACACGCGGGTTCGAACATTGTCACCCAGGCGGCCGGGATGCAGGCCAGCTTGCTGGGCGTTAGCCATGCGGCTTATGTCAGTGACAATGACATGCTGGGGAATATCCTACGCACTTTGCGCGGGATCGAAGCCACGCCTGAAAACATCGCTGCCGACGTAATCGCCGACGTTTGCCGGGGCGAGGGGCATTATTTGGGTGAACAGCATACATTCAACAGGATGAAATCAGACTATTTCTATCCCGAAATCGGTGACCGGAGGACGCCGCGGGAATGGCAGGAAGACGGCTCTCAGCCTGTCGGTGACGTTGCTCGGGAAAAAGCGCGCGAGATTTTGTCCAATCACTTCCCGCAGCACATTCCCGACGACGTTGACCGCGCGTTGCGCACGTGTTTCGACATCCGTCTGACACGACAGCAAACCGGCAGATCCTCATGA
- a CDS encoding LysR family transcriptional regulator codes for MLPSLSALRAFDAAAKTGSFRAAAEHLVVTPTAISHHIRGLEDQLGTLLFERVGREVRLTEDGTRLAETTGRAFGMLEDTVGALRRTSRKVVRLAAGPILTARWLMPRISDLWQSFPEVELEVVPSYRPRMADQTHADIVLSWHRLADMPRGSLKLLELRPVAIASAQYIDQYGPIDAPEDLLNKPILHQRNHWGWLDWFAAMNVQPGSPLMGVVFEDANILLRGAAEGQGAVVGWLPLIDQDLREGRILRLFDEDIKPTHGYFVEAQDGSRDKREVRDVIEWLRSQSCEPG; via the coding sequence ATGCTCCCCTCTCTTTCCGCACTACGCGCTTTCGATGCAGCCGCGAAAACCGGCAGTTTTCGCGCCGCCGCCGAGCATCTTGTGGTGACGCCAACGGCCATCAGCCACCACATCCGTGGACTGGAAGATCAACTGGGCACCCTATTGTTTGAACGCGTGGGGCGCGAGGTCAGACTAACGGAGGATGGAACACGGCTGGCCGAAACGACTGGACGGGCGTTTGGGATGCTGGAAGACACGGTTGGAGCCTTGCGCAGAACATCACGCAAGGTTGTGCGATTGGCCGCCGGACCCATCTTAACGGCCCGGTGGCTGATGCCACGCATCAGCGACCTTTGGCAGAGTTTCCCCGAGGTCGAGCTTGAGGTCGTGCCTTCGTATCGTCCGCGGATGGCGGACCAAACCCACGCAGATATTGTTCTGAGCTGGCATCGATTGGCGGACATGCCGCGCGGCTCACTCAAACTGCTGGAACTTCGACCTGTCGCCATAGCAAGCGCGCAGTACATCGACCAATATGGGCCCATCGATGCGCCTGAAGATCTATTGAACAAACCCATCCTGCACCAACGCAATCATTGGGGCTGGTTGGACTGGTTTGCCGCGATGAACGTGCAGCCGGGGTCCCCCCTGATGGGCGTTGTGTTTGAAGATGCAAACATTCTGTTACGCGGGGCTGCCGAAGGACAAGGCGCAGTGGTGGGCTGGCTGCCACTGATTGATCAAGATCTCAGGGAGGGGCGGATTTTGCGCCTGTTCGACGAAGATATCAAACCCACACACGGCTATTTTGTCGAGGCACAGGACGGAAGCCGGGACAAGCGTGAAGTCCGGGACGTTATTGAGTGGCTGAGGTCCCAGAGCTGCGAACCTGGCTAA
- a CDS encoding FAD-dependent oxidoreductase translates to MTLPTHARTVIIGGGVIGCSIAYHLAREGRKDIVVLERSKLTSGTTWHAAGLVRRLRPSATLTKLINYSIDLYGELERETGQATGWTQTGSLTLATNQDRLTNIKRQVSLGRAFGLEAEVVDASRAKDLWPLIEVDDVIGAVWSPSDGRVNPSDVALALSKGARARGVQIFEDTRVTGLQKIGGRISGVEVGDHVIEADEVVIACGLWSREVAAMAGAHMPLYACEHFYILTKPLPEVQALGKGAHLPTLNDQDAFLYARDDVEGLLVGSFERHAKGLPLDRLPADFSFDLLDEDWDHFMPMMENALRRIPALEKAEVRMLLNGPESFTLDSQFMLGESPEVPGLFLMGGMNSTGIALAGGAGKAMAEWIIAGEPTMELNEADIRRFSPEMNVLGALEARIPEVLGRHYDNPFPGRSMETARGQRRSPIHAGLVAAGARFEARGGWERAVHFGGEPAHLPLTFGAPAWREQVGQEVETCRSGAAILDQSAFGKIMVQGPDACAFLNRLCAAQMDVPEGRIAYTQILNAKGGVESDLTVQRHGQETFLLIVGANETVRVMQRMRDTRSDYRAEFTDVTSGYAILGLAGARARDVLQATTNAAVPDLKRFCFAPVEIGLARGWAGRLSFTGEEGFELYIPADMAMAAYEALVTAGATHAGLYASGSLRIESGFRAFGHELTPGTTPLEAGLGAFCAMGTGFVGEDALRDHSPERQIVSILFDDPDAIPLHDEPIYFDGKVVGQITSAAWSYRFGRSVALGLINAPLGLLETQDVLDGFEVEIACARYTAKASLKPVKVAFA, encoded by the coding sequence ATGACATTGCCCACCCATGCCCGCACCGTCATCATTGGTGGCGGCGTCATCGGCTGTTCGATTGCCTATCATTTGGCCCGCGAAGGTCGGAAAGATATTGTCGTTTTGGAACGCTCGAAACTGACCAGCGGCACGACGTGGCATGCGGCTGGTCTGGTGCGGCGCTTGCGCCCGTCGGCGACACTGACCAAGCTGATCAACTATTCCATCGACCTTTATGGTGAACTGGAACGTGAAACCGGGCAAGCCACGGGATGGACCCAAACCGGCTCGCTGACGCTGGCCACCAACCAGGACCGACTGACGAATATCAAACGTCAGGTCTCGCTTGGCCGCGCCTTTGGGCTTGAGGCCGAGGTTGTGGATGCGTCCCGTGCCAAGGACTTGTGGCCGCTGATCGAGGTCGATGACGTGATCGGCGCGGTTTGGTCGCCGTCGGACGGACGGGTCAACCCCTCCGACGTGGCTCTGGCGCTGTCCAAGGGTGCACGGGCACGAGGGGTTCAGATCTTTGAAGATACCCGCGTGACTGGGCTGCAAAAGATAGGCGGGCGGATATCGGGCGTCGAGGTCGGTGACCATGTGATCGAGGCCGACGAGGTTGTGATCGCCTGTGGGCTTTGGTCGCGTGAGGTCGCGGCCATGGCCGGGGCGCACATGCCGCTTTATGCCTGTGAACATTTCTACATTCTGACCAAGCCCTTGCCCGAGGTTCAGGCCCTTGGCAAAGGCGCGCACCTGCCAACGCTGAACGATCAGGATGCGTTTCTCTATGCCCGCGACGATGTCGAAGGGCTGCTTGTTGGCTCGTTCGAACGCCATGCCAAAGGCCTGCCGCTGGATCGGCTGCCCGCCGATTTCTCGTTCGATCTGCTGGACGAGGATTGGGATCATTTCATGCCGATGATGGAAAACGCACTGCGCCGCATTCCGGCACTGGAAAAGGCCGAGGTTCGGATGTTGCTGAACGGCCCGGAAAGCTTCACGCTCGACAGCCAATTCATGCTGGGCGAAAGCCCCGAAGTGCCGGGGCTGTTCCTGATGGGAGGGATGAATTCGACCGGAATTGCTCTGGCAGGTGGGGCAGGCAAAGCCATGGCAGAATGGATCATCGCCGGAGAACCCACGATGGAGTTGAACGAGGCCGACATTCGCCGCTTCAGCCCCGAAATGAACGTTCTGGGCGCGTTGGAAGCCCGTATTCCTGAAGTTCTTGGACGCCACTATGACAACCCGTTTCCCGGTCGTTCGATGGAGACCGCAAGGGGTCAGCGTCGTTCGCCAATCCATGCCGGTCTCGTCGCCGCCGGGGCGCGGTTCGAAGCGCGGGGCGGTTGGGAACGTGCCGTGCATTTCGGGGGCGAACCTGCCCATCTGCCACTGACCTTCGGCGCGCCTGCATGGCGCGAACAGGTCGGGCAAGAGGTCGAAACCTGCCGATCGGGCGCTGCCATTCTGGATCAAAGCGCCTTTGGTAAAATCATGGTGCAGGGGCCGGATGCCTGTGCCTTTCTGAACCGGCTCTGTGCCGCGCAGATGGACGTGCCCGAGGGGCGCATTGCGTATACCCAGATCCTGAATGCGAAGGGCGGCGTGGAAAGCGATCTGACCGTTCAGCGGCATGGGCAAGAAACTTTTCTGCTGATCGTCGGGGCCAATGAAACCGTTCGTGTGATGCAGCGGATGCGGGACACAAGAAGTGATTACCGTGCGGAGTTCACGGACGTTACCAGCGGGTATGCCATTCTGGGCCTTGCTGGTGCACGGGCCCGAGACGTGCTTCAGGCCACGACAAACGCGGCTGTCCCGGACCTCAAGCGGTTCTGCTTTGCACCCGTCGAGATTGGTTTGGCCCGAGGTTGGGCAGGTCGGCTGAGCTTTACCGGGGAAGAAGGCTTTGAGCTTTACATCCCTGCCGACATGGCCATGGCCGCCTATGAGGCGCTGGTCACCGCAGGTGCAACCCATGCGGGTCTTTACGCAAGTGGATCTTTGCGCATCGAAAGCGGTTTTCGGGCATTCGGTCACGAACTCACACCGGGCACCACGCCGCTTGAAGCCGGGCTAGGTGCGTTTTGCGCCATGGGCACGGGTTTTGTGGGCGAAGACGCCTTGCGCGATCACAGTCCCGAACGGCAAATCGTGTCGATCCTGTTCGACGATCCTGACGCGATCCCGCTGCATGATGAACCCATTTACTTTGACGGCAAGGTCGTGGGGCAGATCACCTCAGCCGCATGGAGCTACCGGTTTGGTCGTTCCGTGGCGCTTGGCCTGATCAACGCGCCTTTGGGCCTGCTTGAAACCCAAGACGTTTTGGACGGGTTCGAAGTCGAAATCGCGTGCGCCCGTTACACAGCCAAAGCCTCTCTCAAACCCGTAAAGGTAGCTTTTGCATGA
- a CDS encoding aspartate aminotransferase family protein gives MKSQNLSARARAVMPGGVSHELRYKTPYPIYFDRAKGAEKWDVDGKRYIDFKLGAASQILGHAHPEIAEAVARQMERMPYTADCHPLEVEWAEWLARLFPSADRVRFTGSGTESTMLALRLGRAYSGRDKVLRIDGHFHGWHDMLMKGAKPGTNTAPSLGIPQAVTDLTVVSPPDLDAVADLLDSDPQIGTVFVEASGANYGSVPLPDGFLQGVRALTERTGHVLVFDEVITGLRWSPGGRQARDGVTPDLTTLAKIVTGGLPGGAVVGRAHVMDLLSPGETREGLSPPVGHKGTFNAAPLVAAGAVKAMEILSTGDVQAHADAMAARLRDGFNAAFIELDVQALAYGDSSTCHLYFGGRSIEGLDAAKIRKTPPAVVKSLRDGLLERGVDFMSFTSCVTGLPHTPGLIDEAVALFRDTISDMVRDGVLS, from the coding sequence ATGAAAAGTCAAAACCTAAGCGCCCGCGCCCGTGCGGTTATGCCTGGTGGCGTCAGTCACGAGTTGCGTTACAAAACCCCGTATCCGATCTATTTCGACCGCGCCAAAGGGGCCGAGAAATGGGATGTGGACGGCAAGCGTTACATCGATTTCAAACTAGGCGCGGCCAGTCAGATTCTGGGTCATGCCCACCCTGAGATTGCTGAAGCAGTGGCCCGTCAGATGGAGAGGATGCCTTACACCGCAGACTGTCATCCGCTTGAGGTTGAATGGGCCGAATGGCTGGCACGCCTGTTTCCCTCTGCCGACCGTGTGCGGTTCACCGGGTCTGGTACAGAGTCAACAATGCTGGCCCTGCGGCTGGGTCGGGCGTACTCGGGCCGTGACAAGGTGCTGCGTATCGACGGCCATTTCCACGGCTGGCATGACATGTTGATGAAAGGTGCCAAACCCGGCACCAACACAGCGCCGAGTCTGGGTATACCGCAGGCCGTGACCGACCTGACGGTGGTATCCCCGCCGGATCTGGACGCCGTTGCCGACCTGCTGGACAGCGATCCACAGATCGGAACCGTCTTTGTCGAAGCCTCCGGCGCAAATTATGGCTCGGTCCCGCTGCCGGACGGTTTTCTGCAGGGGGTGCGAGCCTTGACCGAAAGAACGGGCCATGTGCTTGTTTTTGATGAGGTAATCACGGGTCTACGCTGGTCGCCGGGCGGCCGTCAGGCGCGAGATGGGGTGACGCCGGATCTGACAACATTGGCCAAGATCGTCACTGGTGGTCTGCCGGGCGGGGCCGTTGTTGGTCGGGCTCACGTCATGGATTTGCTCAGCCCCGGCGAGACTCGTGAAGGGCTATCGCCTCCGGTCGGACACAAAGGCACTTTCAACGCGGCCCCCTTGGTGGCTGCGGGGGCGGTTAAGGCGATGGAAATTCTTTCGACCGGCGACGTTCAGGCCCATGCCGATGCAATGGCCGCGCGTCTGCGGGATGGCTTCAACGCAGCCTTCATTGAACTGGACGTGCAGGCATTGGCTTATGGCGACAGCTCGACCTGCCACCTCTATTTCGGTGGACGATCCATTGAAGGGCTGGATGCCGCAAAAATCCGAAAAACGCCGCCCGCTGTCGTCAAAAGCTTGCGTGACGGGTTGTTAGAGCGAGGCGTGGATTTCATGTCTTTCACCTCCTGCGTAACTGGCCTGCCGCATACACCCGGCCTGATTGACGAGGCGGTCGCACTTTTCCGCGACACTATTTCGGATATGGTCCGCGACGGAGTGTTGTCATGA